Part of the Henckelia pumila isolate YLH828 chromosome 2, ASM3356847v2, whole genome shotgun sequence genome is shown below.
CCCCAGAGGGAGCCCAAAACCAATAAAAGCTCATGATcattatgataagatatgaataaatatatttttaaaagaatgatGTTCCTGTTTTGAAAACTCGATCGTACATTCCTCGTTTCATGTCCTTTGATTTCGTTTTATGTTTCGTTGTGTACGATTCCTCTTTTATGCAATGAGATCTTGAAATGCACTGTTAGGATTCAAATTAAGAAATGGTAAGGAAATTCCGAAAACATGATATGAtaaggccctgatgcggtgggttataataaccgtttaagacctcgtccccttagaggagtaacatttagggactgatcagtagccaAGGATTGacgagatgaataacagtgctATGTCTAAGTTATGCTTCAGTTATGATTTATCTTGATGCTTTGTTTCGAATTCTGTTTGTCTCATATCTTGACTCTTGTTGCGACATGTTCTGGAACATGTCTTCTTTTGAATTcgtatcatgtatatatatattcaaaatttgtgtgtacgattggcccccacttgctgagtgtttctcAAAACACTCACCCTTTTACTCTCCTTCCCCAGGTAAGAATGAAGATGAGTTAGATGACGAAGAACATAATATGTTCTGGGGTTGGTGATGACGGATcagttcaagttgaagaaatattttttactttaaatttcagtttCGCTTCCGCATTGTCGCACTTGTGTTTTTCTATGTAAAAACAGTTATagtttatgaaatagactggtttttggcaagatttgtactacgaggcttgttgtttcaatgttaaattgttaaacaacgccgatgtcaactaggcccaTTTTTGGGGCATGATAttttagtggtatcagagccgccaGGTTCCATAATCCGGATGGGAAGAGCTTCTtgctgaaaaaaaaataaatttcagttGTGAAGCATCCCTAGTTCAGATAGACCAGCTGGGACAATAGACCAGTTGGGAGAGAAAGAATATGATAAGACAAAATAGTTGGCTGATAGAATAGATTTGTTAAGAGTAATCTTATTCTAGAATGAACTTCACTTTTGTCCTTGAACGAGTTATGGGACGTGCAAGTACTCAAATCAAGTTAGCTACATATCAACACCAGTTAGCGCAAAGAACGCACATGAAGAAGAGCCAAAACCAGGTTCATAATCTTGATGGAAAATTAAGATTTAGAATGAGAATGATTTACTTGGGAATTAGTATCTAAGTTATAGAACCAGAATGATTCACTTGGGAACTAGTATGTAAGATtgagaatgaaaataatcaTTTGAGAACTAGTGTTATGATAAATGGTTAATTTGGAAATATGATTTAGAATTACTTTGGGACTAGTAAGTAAGATTGAGAATGGAGAAGAACCACTTGGAaactagtattatttttaaggttGGTAGGAAATTTGAGAATGgttattttagatttatgtGTACTTAGTTTTTGGATTAATTTAAGTACTAGACCAATAGAAATATTTAAGTTAAGATTTAGAATTTATACAGAATTATTTGGGAGCTAGGATATACGGATTTTAAGACTTGattgttgaaatatttttagttatagATCAACATCATTtggatattatttttaattttccaaTTATAGAAATGATTTGACAAACCGATCAATTGAAAGGTTATGGTTTTCAAATCTTCTAATACTTTAGCATGTCaattcgaaaattatgaccaaatattcatgatttttttaatcaagAATGGGAGATTATTAGGGCCATATTTAAGGAGGATTTGGGAAATCATTAAAACGTAAATCAAGGCCAATCAAATCAAGATTAATATCTTACCATAGTAACCTATTTAGACATCTATATAAACCCATGAAATGAATGAAGGAGAGCACACCAAAGCAAAGTTTACActcaaaaatttcgaaacctccatatatttttttttcaaaaaaatgtcGACTTTAGACAAAGTCGTTAGAAATCTAGAGCTTGAAAATGAGCAACTCAAGAGTACTGTCATGAGTTTACTTCGTGACAAGGATGAGTTGAAGGAGGCTAGGGAAAATTTTCAAAGAGAAGCGAGTCAACTCTCTTTTGACAAAAATTTTGCGGAGAAGCAACTCAAGGACTACAAGGAGGAATTGCACGAGGCGCAAAAGTATGGACGCCAAATGTCGACAACTGCTGAAGGATGGTGTGACCATTATAAGGTCGCGAAGCAATTAAGAGATCAACTCCAACAAGAATTTGATGCATACAGACAATCAACGAAAAATCATGTGCATCAGTTGGAGTATAATAGCCAAATCATGGCTGCTGAAGTCGTCAATCAACAAGGCCAAATCGAGCACTTGCAGCAATTAGTGAATGCTCAAGTTGTAGTAGCAAATGATGAGCCAGTGGAAGCAGTAGGAGATGGAGAAGTTATATATTAAGATGTCATCGACATTCTGTTTAGCttctttgaatatttttttccgTTTATTTCTTCGCTTGATTTGATTGTACTCAAATCTTCCCTTCCGATTTCTTTTAATAAAATTGAAATCTAATTTTCTAATCAAATAAAGAATCTTAAAAACATAAGGATTTCTAGGAAATGGCTGGGCGAATTCCGAGAAACAATCGTAATGCTCGTAGCACGAAAATAATGGAGAAGAGGGAAATCCACCACCACCCCCAGGGTTTAGTCTGAACCACGCAGATTTGATGGCCATAGCAAAAATAGTGGCAACAACGCTCCAAGGAATGGAGATGAATCAACCGCCACTTCCGCCACCACATGTACAACATGGGACGAAGTATTACTATGAGTCCCTTAGAAAGAATCGAGTGCCAATCTTTGATGGAAACCCTGACCCAGAAGTTGGTCAGAATTGGCTTAAGAACGTTGAGACTCAACTCCGACTACTTAAGATTCCAGAAGAACATAAGGTGGATGTCGTCACGCCATTCTTAGAGGATAAAGCAAGAAAATGGTGTCTAAGTTCCATTCATTAGGAACGTACTCTCCTACCATCATGGCAGACGAATCCTTGAAGATGCACCGTTTCAAGAAAGGATTAAACAAccgaatttaatctgctcttgccGTTATCGAACCTAACCACCTTGATAAGATGATGGGAGCAGCTATCAGGGCTGAGAATGACATGAAAAGGCGCGAGGATGGGAACAAATGACCTCAGCCTAATCAGTATCAACAAGGTCAATCAATAAAAAGGGTAAAGTATTCGGGAAACTTAGCCCCTAGCATCCAAACCCAAGGAACAAATTCCTTTCAGATAAGCAATGATGGAACCAAGTGCAAAACTTGTGGGTTCATTCACACTAGGGAATGTCGTAGAAACACTGGAGCCTGCTTCCGTTGTGGAAAGATGGACCACCGCATTGCTCAATGCCCTTTTCCTGAGATGAAGAATGGTCCAATAGCAGCCACAACTTTGAACAACGCAGAGGAAAACAAGCCTAATGCTCGAGTTTATGCTCTAACTCAAATGGATCCTGACAAGTCCAATGAAGTTGTAGCAGGTACCATTCTAATCATACACGATGCACAATTGTGTGTTAAATTGATTTTGGTGCTACGCATTCAATTGTGTCCAAGGGATTGGTAAAGAATCTATGAACTAATCTGATATCTTAAAAGAATCATAAAGAGTAGCAACCCCTACATAGTTAACTTTAGAAAATCATATAGACTTCAAAACAGATCTGATTTAGCAAAGCATGGAGGAATTCTTGAAATACATTAGTTAGAGACCACGATttaagtttcgtcctcgaaacttcaAATAAGGAGGGTGAAATGTAAAGATCAAGAAATTTACATTCATGCAATTTCAAAAGCAATTACACCAAGAGTTATGTaagattaattatctcaattaatGTTGGCATTAACTCAAGAAGTTGGAAAACCAAAGGACAAACCATGAAACTCCCATCATCAATTATCATTATGGACATGATTAAGGACTTTTATGATTATTAAGAGTGTCCTTTCACCTTCTACTAAACCTcacctataaatagagctcaaGGTTGATTAGATACACCAAACCCAAGCTTTGCTCTCTCCATATCTTACAAAATTTAGTATCTATAGTGGTCGAGACTCTGCCTAATTTTCGAATCTGGAGTAGCTTGTGTTCAAAGCAAGTAGTCGAGCAAGAGTGCTGTTGAAAGTCCTGATCGAGGTGTCATCCAATTTCGAGTTAGAGTTCTGATCAAAGATCCAATATACTTCAATTTTTGTGGGAATCAGGTAAGTgggtttttgtttctttaagcCATCTTTGTTTCAATTCGATGGAAATCATTGAGTCTTGTTTCTATTGGACtctttttgttaattttgattctctaagcattattctaagaaaccatcgaaaTCTTTGTTTGGGCTTATTCTTGTTTGAAATCACCAAGTATCCGTTTCAAGTCTTGATCGTACACTGTTTGTTTTATGTCCTTTGATTCCGTATATGTTTCGTTCCAAATGAATCCTTTGTGATGCTTCATTTTGAAGTACCTTATGATTCGTTATGCATTCCTTTGCTAAGCCTTTGTTCAGATCCATTCTGTTCTTTTCGTTCCAATTGATACCCATGTGATATGTTCATTTGTGATGATTCTGATTTGAATAATGACGCATTAGAAAAAGCCTGTGAGAGAAAAGGCCCCAGAGGGAGCTCATGCATGGGAAAAGGCCCCAGAGGGAGCCCAAAACCAATAAAAGCTCATGATcattatgataagatatgaataaatatatttttaaaagaatgatGTTCCTGTTTTGAAAACTCGATCGTACATTCCTCGTTTCATGTCCTTTGATTTCGTTTTATGTTTCGTTGTGTACGATTCCTCTTTTATGCAATGAGATCTTGAAATGCACTGTTAGGATTCAAATTAAGAAATGGTAAGGAAATTCCGAAAACATGATATGAtaaggccctgatgcggtgggttataataaccgtttaagACCTCatccccttagaggagtaacatttagggactgatcagtagccaAGGATTGacgagatgaataacagtgctATGTCTAAGTTATGCTTCAGTTATGATTTATCTTGATGCTTTGTTTCGAATTCTGTTTGTCTCATATCTTGACTCTTGTTGCGACATGTTCTGGAACATGTCTTCTTTTGAATTcgtatcatgtatatatatattcaaaatttgtgtgtacgattggcccccacttgctgagtgtttctcAAAACACTTACCCCTTTACTCTCCCTCCCCAGGTAAGAATGAAGATGAGTTAGATGACGAAGAACAGAATATGTTCTGGGGGGTTGGTGATGATGGATcagttcaagttgaagaaatattttttactttaaatttcagtttCGCTTCCGCATTGTCGCACTTGTGTTTTTCTATGTAAAAACAGTTATagtttatgaaatagactggtttttgacaagatttgtactacgaggcttgttgtttcaatgttaaattgttaatcaacgccgatgtcaactaggcccgttttcggggcgtgacaaaaaaaataaaaaaagacatTTTCACCTCATTTATTTGTAAACACTTTGCTAAAATCATTACACTGCGTTAGATAGTTGATtacgagaaaaaaaaaatatatatataaaggattTGACATTACACAATTTTTTCgatcctaatttaaaatatgcGATTTGGGAAAattaaaaggaaattttttaatatttttatataaaactatgttcatgaattttttttttaaattttttttaaaaaataataataaattgctGTGGGCAGGTGGCATACTACATCAACCACCCTCGGTCGGCGGCACCCCATGTACGATACTAAGACATCAAAcgttaaatatattaaaaaaaaaaatttcgaaaaaAGACTTGTAACTTTTAttgcaaagaagaagaagatgttaCAAGGTTAACCAGCCAGAACGGCAAAATTTCAGGTACCCAGTATAACGGTACATGAAAAGAAACAACAAATTTTGCTAGGAAATCAGCAAAAACATTCGCTGTTTGCCTAACATGACAAAAATCAACAATTTTTAGAtcaataatcaaagatttaatCTCTGAAGCACATAAGCCTACATAGCCCAAGTCACTTGATGGCTCGGTAACTGCTTGTATCGCCAAGTGTGAATCTGAGATGAGATAAATATTCTGCAGTCCATGAATTTGAATGAAAAGTAGGCCCTCCTTTATTGCCAGTAACTCTCCAAGAACAACCGATCCCGGATACTCCATTTGCCTACCAAACGCTGCCACCACATAACCATCGTGATTACGGATTAATTAAAGTCGCACGTTGTACATATAACAAAACgtgtttgtatttttttttttattataaaaaatttagtaGCAAACACATTTTGTTCTTTGCTAGCCGGGCCACAGTTAAATTCAAAGGTGGAGTGCTCAAATTAGTTTTAAATTCCTTCACTGATTATCTCCTATAAATTCTCTTCAGTCTAGTACGCATGATCATCATCAACCCTTGAGTTCTTTCAAGCTCGATTCGAAAACATGTCCGTAGTCGTCGAGTGTGTCGATGAACTCAAAGTGAAGGTTGCCCCCAAGAGGTTCTTCAAGGCATTGATAACCGATGCCCAACACGTCTTGCCAGAGATAGTCCCCCACATCTTCAAGACCATCGAAATTCTGGAACAGGGACGCGACGGCGGCGCCACCGGATGCATCAGGCGAATAAGTTTCACCGATGGTAACATGCATGATCATATTcgtttaatttggaattaattgtatatatataatataacatcACTTAGCTAGCTTGAACAATATATACTCctcataacatatatatacacattgaATTGAAATTCTTTTATGTCATGACAGCGATTCCATTCTCTCACTTGAAAGATAAGCTGGAAGTGGTCGACACcgaaaacctagtggtcaagaTCAATCTCTTCGAGGGACCAATGCTCGGGGATAACATGGATTCAATATATTCCGAGAAGCGGTTCGTGGCTTCCGACGACGACGGAGGATGCATCCTCAAGTGGAAGCATCATCTCAACTTGAAGCCTGGCCACACCCATGTCTCACAAGAACAAATTCATGGCCTAAACCAATTTAGCATGGCTTTCTTGACATCTGCTGAGGCATACCTTGTGGCTCATCCCGATGTTTGTGTTTAGagcaatttaattaaatttccaagCATAATAAGAAAAATTAGAATTTCGGTCAcgttgatttgatttttttcaattttagtcatttatatgatcaaattttagttttagtctgTTATCTTTGTTTGTTTTGTATTGTTAGTCCTTTGTCTAGAAAAAAAGGGACTATAATAGAAATTGTCGGATTGTGgaattttggtttttattttattctcttTGAGCTTGTGttgtgttattttgttttccatgAAAAGTAAGCTTTATATCAATAAATTAATGTTTCTATCATTCTTTCTCACCAGTCTAacataaaatattaatcatatatATGATATGTTTGAAATCAATTCTATATTAAAAAGTTAGTGCCGATAAAAACATCTTGATGTACTATCATATACTATAAAGTAATAACTTTTCTATGTATCGGTAGTAAAATTTTATCGTATGAGTAGATTCATACAATATTACTAAGAGGGTGTTTGAAATTAATATCCTATGTCTAGCGAGTTTTAACTTTTCTGAATAAAGAGCAGCAAGAGTACCGTCAAGATTATCCCAACCACCCACCTCTTAAAATTGAGGAATATAAAGAAATATATGGAATGAAAAGAAATTGTTAAGATGttcatataatttttaaattgaaagCTAATGTATTATATCATATATTTAGCGTGTAATTTTGATTTAGACGACCTATTTGGCCTTTAATAGTGGAAATGAGTGAGTATTTATAagctaaatatttaatttgaaatggTGTCACAATGATGGATTAATAAATCAGTTAGCATAGGTACCTCAAACTTAATATATAGGACTTATCGTAATTTCATAGCCGAAATTTATATTACACCACATCTTTCGATCATCTCCTCATATTTTCTCGTCCCAATTAATCATTTAGGCTCGTATGTTTCTTTACACAAATTAAGAAAGTGTTTGGAAAATGTAAATTTTATAAAGTATTTTCGCATTTGTCcttatttaatgaaaattttataaggtaaaaaaattatataagtgGTTAATgacattaatttaataaaggtATATTggtaaaaaatttgaaaaaagaaCACTAAATATGAATTCTCGACTATAAAATTGAGATGAATTCAAAGGGTTCACAACCTAAATAAGTGGACGGATAGAGTACCTTGTACCAAACAGGTACGTTATGCACTAAGAATCATTATGAATACTCAATTtgggcatgaaacacatgaaagtttggttgggttctttagtcaaaccacgatatctcataatatggtccaaaggattatgagataaaatccaacattacagaagtaccaaggattttcggtaGGACAAGTT
Proteins encoded:
- the LOC140885443 gene encoding major pollen allergen Bet v 1-D/H-like; the protein is MSVVVECVDELKVKVAPKRFFKALITDAQHVLPEIVPHIFKTIEILEQGRDGGATGCIRRISFTDAIPFSHLKDKLEVVDTENLVVKINLFEGPMLGDNMDSIYSEKRFVASDDDGGCILKWKHHLNLKPGHTHVSQEQIHGLNQFSMAFLTSAEAYLVAHPDVCV